A window of the Canis lupus baileyi chromosome 8, mCanLup2.hap1, whole genome shotgun sequence genome harbors these coding sequences:
- the NME4 gene encoding nucleoside diphosphate kinase, mitochondrial isoform X2, producing the protein MGGVLGRAALPGLLRGPRAPGPCLLARSNSGGSSWTRERTLVAVKPDGVQRRLVGDVIQRFERRGFKLVGMKMLQAPERVLAEHYHDLQRKPFYPSLISYMTSGPVVAMVWEGPNVVCSSRTMIGHTDSAEAAPGTIRGDFSVHISRSGGPDTLKRLEEHHSCQRLCGGGPEGDPAMVSEQ; encoded by the exons ATGGGCGGCGTCTTGGGGCGCGCCGCGCTGCCGGGGCTGCTGCGTGGCCCGCGGGCCCCCGGGCCTTGCCTGCTCGCGCGCTCCAACTCGG GAGGGTCCTCCTGGACTCGAGAGCGGACCCTGGTTGCAGTGAAGCCGGATGGGGTGCAGCGGCGGCTTGTGGGGGACGTGATCCAGCGCTTTGAGAGGAGGGGCTTCAAGCTGGTGGGGATGAAGATGCTGCAG GCACCAGAGAGAGTCCTTGCTGAGCACTACCATGACCTGCAGAGGAAGCCCTTCTACCCATCGCTCATCAGCTACATGACCTCCGGCCCTGTGGTGGCCATG GTCTGGGAAGGCCCCAATGTGGTCTGCTCCTCGAGGACCATGATAGGACACACCGACTCAGCTGAGGCCGCCCCCGGCACCATCAGGGGGGACTTCAGTGTCCACATCAGCAGGTCTGGGGGCCCTGATACACTCAAGCGACTGGAG GAACATCATTCATGCCAGCGACTCTGTGGAGGGGGCCCGGAGGGAGATCCAGCTATGGTTTCAGAGCAGTGA
- the NME4 gene encoding nucleoside diphosphate kinase, mitochondrial isoform X1 — MGGVLGRAALPGLLRGPRAPGPCLLARSNSGGSSWTRERTLVAVKPDGVQRRLVGDVIQRFERRGFKLVGMKMLQAPERVLAEHYHDLQRKPFYPSLISYMTSGPVVAMVWEGPNVVCSSRTMIGHTDSAEAAPGTIRGDFSVHISRNIIHASDSVEGARREIQLWFQSSELVDWADENHHSSIYAA, encoded by the exons ATGGGCGGCGTCTTGGGGCGCGCCGCGCTGCCGGGGCTGCTGCGTGGCCCGCGGGCCCCCGGGCCTTGCCTGCTCGCGCGCTCCAACTCGG GAGGGTCCTCCTGGACTCGAGAGCGGACCCTGGTTGCAGTGAAGCCGGATGGGGTGCAGCGGCGGCTTGTGGGGGACGTGATCCAGCGCTTTGAGAGGAGGGGCTTCAAGCTGGTGGGGATGAAGATGCTGCAG GCACCAGAGAGAGTCCTTGCTGAGCACTACCATGACCTGCAGAGGAAGCCCTTCTACCCATCGCTCATCAGCTACATGACCTCCGGCCCTGTGGTGGCCATG GTCTGGGAAGGCCCCAATGTGGTCTGCTCCTCGAGGACCATGATAGGACACACCGACTCAGCTGAGGCCGCCCCCGGCACCATCAGGGGGGACTTCAGTGTCCACATCAGCAG GAACATCATTCATGCCAGCGACTCTGTGGAGGGGGCCCGGAGGGAGATCCAGCTATGGTTTCAGAGCAGTGAGCTGGTGGACTGGGCAGACGAAAACCACCACAGCAGCATCTACGCAGCCTGA